A stretch of the Aegilops tauschii subsp. strangulata cultivar AL8/78 chromosome 4, Aet v6.0, whole genome shotgun sequence genome encodes the following:
- the LOC120962949 gene encoding uncharacterized protein: protein MSSPVYGNLLFNYNAAFQRSEMAGLEGFEFFEIVIEKSCNRQRLPDKFAKMLAGREPHKVKLREADSGLRRLWDVLVVFDGEGHMYLGPGWDHFARAHELQLGHFLVFRYDDDAMFTVKMFDNTMYRMYYQHDDDASNGSNSGDDEEQSRNDEEQSGDNEEQSGDDEEQPILADNDLAVMVADEDPAMVVADDDLAMVVANDDPAMVVADDNLAMVADDDLAIVVPNDDLAMVVPNNDLVMVVAPAIP, encoded by the exons ATGTCCAGTCCTGTTTATGGTAACTTGTTGTTTAATTACAATGCTGCTTTTCAGAGAAGTGAGATGGCTGGCTTGGAAGGTTTCGAGTTCTTCGAGATCGTAATTGAGAAATCTTGCAATAGGCAG aggctgcctgacaagTTTGCAAAGATGCTCGCTGGCCGTGAGCCCCACAAAGTGAAGCTGCGGGAGGCCGACAGCGGGcttcgcaggctgtgggacgtgtTGGTGGTGTTCGACGGCGAAGGCCACATGTACCTAGGGCCCGGCTGGGATCATTTCGCCCGCGCCCATGAGCTGCAGCTCGGGCACTTCCTTGTCTTCCGCTACGACGACGACGCCATGTTCACCGTGAAGATGTTCGACAACACCATGTACCGCATGTACTACCAGCACGACGACGATGCCA GCAATGGGAGCAACAGCGGGGATGACGAGGAGCAGAGCAGGAATGACGAGGAGCAGAGCGGGGATAACGAGGAGCAGAGCGGGGATGACGAGGAGCAGCCTATTCTGGCTGACAACGACCTTGCTGTGATGGTGGCTGACGAGGACCCTGCTATGGTGGTGGCGGATGATGACCttgctatggtggtggctaacgACGACCCTGCTATGGTGGTGGCGGACGACAACCTTGCTATGGTGGCTGACGACGACCTCGCGATTGTGGTACCTAATGATGACCTCGCAATGGTGGTGCCTAACAATGACCTCGTGATGGTGGTGGCGCCTGCAATCCCATAG
- the LOC109761606 gene encoding uncharacterized protein produces MNLVELLPTPTFKKKHSVPRLGSSSGVRTETRPDLFSLLFPGSHNLSPSLPSFPAFSSPHQTSTRPPATHPPRPPSAPRCPRWTTAALPCPIGNEESVPQESAIRPSGPKTSAMADAGSHIAAVVATSTCTHCQREIPSSNIDLHSVHCARNLQKCEHCGEMVPRKLMEEHYNENHAPVNCSLCKETLRPEILDLHKSEQCTQRMVACAYCEYELPAIDIHEHQDVCGNRTEFCQTCKNYIRLREWIGHEMQCHVSSNGSEESSSARTIPEREVRPPPPVRPVRAVPAAQHRRLLFTIAVTGIAVMVGSILFQKEESF; encoded by the exons ATGAATTTGGTAGAACTCCTACCAACACCaacgtttaaaaaaaaacatAGCGTGCCACGCTTGGGTTCATCCTCCGGAGTCCGGACAGAGACCAGACCCGATCTCTTTTCTCTCCTCTTTCCCGGATCACACAACCTCTCTCCGAGTCTCCCCTCTTTTCCAGCTTTTTCCTCCCCCCACCAAACTTCCACGAGACCTCCGGCCACCCACCCGCCAAGGCCTCCCTCCGCTCCGCGCTGTCCCCGCTGGACCACCGCAGCGCTCCCCTGTCCGATCGGGAACGAGGAGAGTGTGCCACAGGAGAGCGCGATCCGTCCCTCCGGCCCCAAGACGAGCGCCATGGCAGACGCCGGCTCTCATATCGCCGCTGTCGTCGCCACCTCCACCTGCACCCACTG TCAACGAGAAATTCCATCATCAAACATCGACTTGCATTCCGTACACTGTGCTCGTAACCTTCAAAAGTGCGAGCACTGTGGAGAAATGGTTCCCAGGAAGCTTATGGAAGAACACTACAATGAAAATCACGCTCCG GTAAATTGCTCCCTGTGCAAAGAAACCTTGCGACCGGAGATACTTGATCTTCATAAAAGTGAGCAGTGCACACAGAGGATGGTTGCGTGTGCATATTGTGAGTACGAATTGCCTGCAATTGATATTCATGAACATCAG GATGTATGTGGAAACCGAACGGAGTTTTGTCAAACATGCAAGAACTATATTAGACTTCGTGAATGGATAGGGCACGAAATGCAGTGCCACGTTAGCTCAAATGGTTCTGAAGAATCATCAAG TGCCAGAACCATTCCAGAGAGAGAAGTGCGGCCTCCTCCACCGGTACGACCAGTGCGTGCTGTGCCTGCTGCACAACACAGGCGACTTCTCTTTACGATTGCTGTAACTGGAATCGCCGTCATGGTTGGATCAATACTGTTCCAGAAGGAGGAGAGTTTCTAG